One genomic window of Cellulophaga sp. Hel_I_12 includes the following:
- a CDS encoding sensor histidine kinase — protein MQRFFSKNLFWILQFLGWGAFSLFLAFVANLSENWKGILVITIGNMVVFIGITSFLRWILNKVAPLENFKPIMLVKIVVAVFIVAMLTPTVTYYVGYGVGKIGKFVFVDSKEIFNKPPSEPNTFGKYIIYTIILGGWTIFFFIIKLIRNSNNERLRRLRLKDQVKQAQLNTLKGHINPQFIFTALTNIKGLMLEDVKQARAMLTTLSELLRYSLTKTDINTVILDEEIVITKSYMDLLMIDNKKVLHTKYHIAPETLSLQVPPLLLPNLIELATRYGVLSTKNEDTISLKSELKNQSLKISILHTGPMTLSKPRQVLENTLKQRLKLLYGNEATFMSNHELDTHTLWVVLPVKANTKPEA, from the coding sequence ATGCAACGATTTTTTTCTAAAAATTTATTTTGGATCCTTCAGTTTTTGGGTTGGGGCGCTTTTTCCTTGTTTTTAGCATTCGTTGCTAATTTAAGTGAAAATTGGAAGGGCATTTTGGTGATTACCATAGGGAATATGGTGGTATTTATTGGGATAACTTCTTTCTTGCGTTGGATTTTAAATAAGGTTGCACCGCTAGAAAATTTTAAACCCATCATGTTGGTTAAGATAGTTGTTGCCGTCTTTATAGTAGCCATGTTAACGCCTACGGTCACCTACTATGTGGGTTATGGTGTCGGAAAAATTGGCAAGTTTGTCTTCGTAGATAGTAAAGAAATTTTCAATAAACCACCTTCCGAACCCAATACCTTTGGGAAGTACATTATTTATACGATTATTTTGGGTGGATGGACAATTTTCTTTTTCATCATAAAACTCATTCGAAATTCTAACAACGAAAGACTACGGCGTTTACGTTTAAAAGATCAGGTAAAACAAGCACAACTAAATACCTTAAAGGGCCATATTAATCCGCAATTTATTTTTACCGCATTAACAAATATAAAAGGCTTAATGTTAGAAGACGTAAAACAAGCGCGAGCCATGCTGACCACCCTATCTGAATTGCTTCGGTATTCATTAACTAAAACCGATATCAATACTGTTATTTTAGACGAAGAAATAGTCATTACCAAAAGCTATATGGACTTATTAATGATTGATAATAAGAAAGTATTGCACACGAAGTACCATATAGCTCCCGAGACGCTATCCTTACAGGTACCTCCTTTACTATTGCCAAACTTGATAGAATTAGCCACAAGATATGGTGTGCTTTCTACTAAAAATGAGGATACGATTAGTTTGAAAAGTGAACTAAAAAACCAGAGTTTAAAAATAAGTATTTTACATACAGGGCCTATGACCTTAAGTAAGCCTCGTCAAGTATTAGAAAACACATTAAAACAGCGGCTAAAATTATTGTATGGTAATGAAGCTACTTTTATGTCGAATCACGAATTAGACACCCATACCTTATGGGTGGTTTTGCCTGTAAAGGCCAACACAAAACCAGAGGCTTAG
- a CDS encoding 5-(carboxyamino)imidazole ribonucleotide synthase, whose protein sequence is MPNQNSTSYFSSDFKLGILGGGQLGKMLLYETRKFDIHTKVLEASKDAPCNIACDEFIIGDLMNFDDVYQFGKKVDLLTIEIENVNLDALEKLEDEGLKVYPPTETLRTIQNKARQKLFYVDHGIPTADFSRFAYLSEIKDSINNGGIEFPFVWKATQFGYDGQGVKIVRNFQDLENLPKGECIAEAMIPFKNELAVIVVRNLKGEVVTYPVVEMEFHPEANQVEYVICPARIEASVAKKATEIALKVSEHMKHIGILAVEMFQTKDDQILVNEVAPRPHNSGHYSIEASYTNQFEQHIRAILNLPLGSTESKLAGIMVNLVGAEGYTGDVIYENMEEILKLEGVTPHIYGKKQTRPFRKMGHVTIVHKNLGLARVIAQKVKETIKVISK, encoded by the coding sequence ATGCCAAATCAAAATTCAACAAGCTATTTTTCGTCGGACTTTAAACTCGGAATATTAGGAGGTGGGCAACTAGGAAAAATGTTACTCTACGAGACCAGAAAATTTGATATTCATACCAAAGTATTAGAGGCCTCTAAAGATGCACCGTGTAATATTGCCTGTGATGAGTTTATTATTGGTGATTTAATGAATTTTGATGATGTGTATCAATTTGGTAAAAAGGTAGATCTTTTAACCATTGAAATAGAAAACGTAAACCTTGATGCCCTAGAAAAACTAGAAGATGAAGGTTTAAAAGTATACCCCCCAACAGAAACCTTACGAACCATACAAAATAAAGCCAGACAAAAGTTATTTTATGTAGACCATGGTATTCCTACGGCCGATTTTTCACGTTTTGCCTATCTAAGTGAAATTAAGGACAGTATTAACAATGGTGGCATTGAATTTCCCTTTGTATGGAAAGCCACTCAGTTTGGGTATGACGGTCAAGGCGTTAAAATAGTACGTAATTTTCAGGATTTAGAAAACTTACCCAAAGGCGAATGTATTGCTGAGGCGATGATTCCGTTTAAAAACGAACTCGCCGTGATTGTAGTTCGTAATTTAAAAGGCGAGGTGGTGACCTATCCTGTGGTGGAAATGGAATTTCACCCTGAAGCCAACCAAGTTGAATATGTGATTTGTCCTGCTCGTATTGAAGCTAGCGTAGCTAAAAAAGCCACGGAGATTGCTTTAAAAGTATCGGAGCACATGAAGCATATTGGTATTTTAGCGGTAGAAATGTTCCAAACTAAGGACGATCAAATTTTAGTCAACGAAGTAGCTCCAAGGCCGCACAATAGTGGTCATTACAGTATTGAAGCCAGCTATACCAATCAGTTTGAACAGCATATACGGGCTATTTTAAATTTACCTTTAGGAAGTACAGAAAGTAAGCTCGCCGGGATTATGGTGAATTTAGTAGGCGCCGAAGGCTATACCGGTGATGTTATTTACGAAAACATGGAAGAAATTTTAAAACTCGAGGGCGTAACCCCACATATTTACGGTAAAAAACAAACCCGCCCATTTCGTAAAATGGGTCATGTGACCATTGTTCATAAAAATCTTGGATTGGCAAGAGTAATTGCTCAAAAAGTAAAGGAAACGATAAAAGTGATCAGTAAATAG
- a CDS encoding adenylate kinase: MIQLHDKHFKPFLSQEQIQAAVKKVALAVAADYKEETPIFVGVLNGSFMFVADFLKEYQHPCEVSFVKLSSYSGLTSTGIVETLLDVPENVKGKSVIILEDIIDTGRTLKELVHLFSNSNVREFKIATLFHKPTVYNGEYNIDYVGMEIPDKFIVGYGLDYKELGRNLNEVYQLNQNTMINLVLFGKPGAGKGTQAEFLKSEYNLKHISTGDVFRYNIKNDTALGKLAKSYMDKGDLVPDEVTIKMLEDEVDKNADANGFIFDGFPRTTAQAEALDAFLDSKDMKINATIALEANDEVLIQRIVGRGKVSGRADDQDETKIRNRFEEYNEKTAPLIDYYQGKNKLYSVNGIGDIAEITERIKTVIDKL, from the coding sequence GTGATACAACTGCACGACAAACATTTTAAACCATTTTTAAGTCAGGAACAAATCCAGGCGGCTGTTAAAAAAGTGGCCTTGGCAGTTGCGGCCGATTATAAAGAGGAAACCCCCATTTTTGTGGGTGTTTTGAATGGTTCTTTTATGTTTGTAGCTGATTTTTTAAAGGAATATCAGCATCCTTGTGAAGTGTCTTTTGTAAAATTAAGCTCATACAGCGGATTGACCTCTACCGGTATTGTAGAAACACTGTTAGATGTTCCAGAAAATGTAAAAGGTAAAAGCGTTATTATTCTTGAAGATATTATAGATACCGGACGTACCTTAAAAGAGCTGGTGCATTTATTTTCAAATTCAAATGTCCGGGAGTTTAAAATTGCCACCTTATTCCATAAGCCAACGGTATATAATGGAGAATACAATATAGATTATGTAGGCATGGAAATTCCTGACAAATTTATTGTGGGATACGGCCTAGATTATAAAGAGCTAGGTAGAAATTTAAATGAAGTTTACCAACTAAACCAAAATACTATGATTAATCTTGTGTTATTCGGAAAACCAGGTGCTGGCAAGGGCACACAGGCAGAATTTTTAAAATCGGAATATAATTTAAAGCATATTTCTACTGGGGATGTTTTTCGATACAATATCAAAAACGATACAGCATTAGGTAAGTTGGCGAAATCATACATGGATAAAGGTGATTTAGTGCCCGATGAAGTGACCATTAAAATGCTTGAAGATGAGGTTGATAAAAATGCCGATGCCAATGGTTTTATTTTTGATGGTTTCCCGAGAACTACGGCACAAGCTGAGGCTCTGGATGCTTTTTTAGATTCAAAAGACATGAAAATAAATGCTACGATTGCGCTTGAGGCCAATGATGAGGTTTTAATTCAGCGTATTGTAGGCCGTGGAAAAGTAAGTGGTAGAGCAGATGATCAAGATGAAACGAAAATTAGAAATCGTTTTGAAGAATACAACGAAAAAACGGCACCATTAATAGACTACTACCAAGGTAAAAACAAGTTGTATAGCGTAAACGGTATCGGCGACATCGCAGAGATTACAGAAAGAATTAAAACGGTTATTGATAAACTTTAA
- a CDS encoding sensor histidine kinase, translating into MDLKNKYSELLFWVLQLVGWSMLSSVMFIIPELTNTYKIYSFFTGTAVAILATSGYRYYLKQHIDFNSFKKKNLIKLFFSFIICVATYYFLFIFTDYFYELLWQKTPLETQWFEDKSSFLYSLLSTTFIILAWTIIYSGIKFIIGINKNRLENLELQSTLKEAQLNTLKGQVNPHFMFNSLNNIRGLMLEDVEKSREMISKLSEMLQYALSKNTVNAIALSEELEMVDNYIALAKIQMEDRLEYQKHIDENSLSVLIPPMIIQLLVENAAKHGIANLKNGGIISLSTRVTQQELHIEVRNTGHLAISENSTKLGLKNIQQRLRLLYGVKAEFTLDEIEGHVLAMIKIPIL; encoded by the coding sequence ATGGACTTAAAAAATAAGTATTCTGAATTACTTTTTTGGGTGCTACAACTCGTGGGTTGGAGTATGTTGAGTTCTGTGATGTTCATTATTCCAGAACTTACAAATACCTATAAGATCTACTCTTTTTTCACCGGAACTGCGGTAGCTATTCTTGCAACAAGTGGGTATCGCTACTACTTGAAACAGCATATAGATTTTAATAGTTTCAAGAAAAAAAATCTAATTAAACTATTTTTTAGCTTTATAATATGTGTGGCAACCTACTATTTCCTATTTATTTTTACCGATTATTTTTATGAACTACTATGGCAAAAAACGCCCCTAGAAACACAATGGTTTGAGGATAAATCGTCTTTTTTGTATAGCCTTTTAAGTACCACCTTCATCATACTGGCATGGACTATTATTTATTCGGGTATCAAATTCATCATTGGTATAAATAAAAATAGATTAGAGAATTTAGAACTGCAATCGACGCTGAAAGAAGCGCAGTTAAATACCTTGAAAGGGCAGGTGAATCCTCATTTTATGTTTAATAGCCTTAATAATATTAGAGGTTTAATGCTAGAAGATGTAGAAAAATCAAGAGAGATGATCAGCAAACTGTCTGAAATGTTGCAGTATGCCTTATCCAAAAATACGGTTAATGCCATAGCGCTTAGTGAGGAATTAGAAATGGTCGATAACTATATTGCCCTAGCTAAAATTCAGATGGAAGATCGTTTAGAATATCAGAAACATATCGACGAAAACAGCTTATCTGTTTTAATTCCGCCAATGATTATTCAGTTATTAGTGGAAAATGCGGCTAAGCATGGTATTGCCAATTTAAAGAATGGAGGCATCATTAGCCTAAGCACTCGTGTTACCCAACAAGAGTTGCATATCGAAGTTCGCAACACAGGTCACTTGGCGATTAGTGAAAATTCAACTAAATTGGGTTTAAAGAACATACAACAACGATTGCGGTTGCTTTACGGCGTAAAAGCTGAGTTCACCTTAGATGAAATTGAAGGTCATGTGCTGGCCATGATAAAAATACCTATCCTATGA
- a CDS encoding ankyrin repeat domain-containing protein: protein MKNSVITLGIVLSMALSNMSHANVNPTTKNVKIATTSIKDVAPLSIAVAKSDLETVKKFLEFGADIEIKTEVNGMTPLMYAARYNNVEMVNVLVLNGADINATSKLGYTALDYAELSGAKDVASLLK, encoded by the coding sequence ATGAAAAATTCAGTAATTACCTTAGGCATCGTTTTAAGTATGGCACTCTCTAACATGAGCCATGCTAATGTAAATCCAACTACAAAAAATGTAAAAATTGCGACAACAAGTATTAAAGATGTGGCACCGCTTAGCATTGCCGTAGCCAAGAGTGATCTAGAAACGGTAAAAAAGTTTTTAGAGTTCGGAGCGGATATCGAAATAAAAACAGAAGTAAACGGTATGACGCCTTTGATGTATGCGGCACGTTATAATAATGTAGAAATGGTCAACGTATTAGTGCTAAATGGCGCGGATATAAACGCTACTTCAAAACTAGGCTATACCGCTTTAGATTATGCCGAATTATCTGGAGCTAAAGATGTAGCTTCTCTTTTAAAATAA
- a CDS encoding LytTR family DNA-binding domain-containing protein, whose product MKTIKTVIVEDSRLARNEIKELLKQYPELILVGEAENVDEGFELITATKPDLLLLDINMPEKDGFELLEMLDEVPITVFTTAFDEYAIKSFEYNALDYLLKPINDKRFGVAIEKVKAKLESAAKDKESKPTSTIEKLTNTSQIFIKDGEKCWLVKIGDILLIEIVGNYSRVYFQDQKPMLYKSLNQVEEKLPEENFFRVNRQQIINMNHIKNVVPWFNGKLKLMMNNGEEVEVSRRQSYIFKDKMSL is encoded by the coding sequence ATGAAAACTATAAAAACAGTTATTGTTGAAGATTCTCGTTTAGCACGAAACGAAATTAAAGAGTTATTAAAACAATATCCCGAATTGATCTTGGTGGGTGAGGCTGAAAATGTAGATGAAGGTTTTGAATTGATCACGGCTACAAAACCAGATTTGCTGTTATTAGATATTAATATGCCCGAGAAAGATGGCTTCGAGCTGTTAGAAATGCTAGATGAAGTACCCATTACTGTTTTTACCACAGCATTTGATGAATACGCGATTAAGTCTTTTGAATATAATGCGCTCGATTACTTATTAAAACCTATAAACGATAAGCGTTTTGGTGTGGCCATCGAGAAGGTAAAAGCAAAACTAGAAAGTGCAGCTAAGGATAAGGAATCGAAACCCACGTCAACCATTGAAAAATTAACAAATACGAGTCAGATTTTTATCAAGGATGGCGAAAAGTGTTGGTTGGTAAAAATTGGAGATATTTTACTCATTGAGATCGTTGGAAATTATTCTAGAGTTTATTTTCAAGATCAAAAACCTATGTTGTATAAGTCTTTAAATCAAGTCGAGGAAAAGCTACCTGAGGAAAACTTTTTTAGGGTAAACAGACAGCAAATCATCAACATGAATCATATTAAAAATGTAGTTCCTTGGTTCAATGGCAAACTAAAACTAATGATGAATAATGGTGAAGAAGTAGAGGTGTCTCGAAGACAGTCCTATATATTCAAAGATAAAATGAGTTTATAG
- a CDS encoding type II toxin-antitoxin system death-on-curing family toxin, whose product MISKELVLNLNKIIAEFSGGSAGIRDEKLLLSAINRPFQTFDGKELYPSAIDKSAAIFQSIIINHPFIDGNKRMAYAFLRLMLFEDGLDIDASDDEKYQFVMEASKGNLDFDQIKHWIISNLKK is encoded by the coding sequence ATGATTTCAAAAGAGCTTGTTTTAAATCTAAATAAAATTATAGCCGAATTTTCTGGCGGTTCTGCTGGAATTAGAGATGAAAAATTACTTTTATCAGCCATCAATAGGCCTTTTCAAACTTTTGACGGAAAAGAACTGTACCCTTCGGCCATTGATAAATCTGCAGCTATTTTTCAAAGTATTATTATAAATCATCCTTTTATAGACGGTAATAAACGTATGGCCTATGCTTTTTTACGATTGATGCTTTTTGAAGATGGTCTCGATATTGATGCTTCGGATGATGAAAAATATCAATTTGTAATGGAAGCTTCAAAAGGTAACTTAGATTTTGACCAAATAAAACATTGGATTATTAGTAATTTAAAAAAATAA
- the obgE gene encoding GTPase ObgE, which yields MTEGNFVDYVKVNLTSGNGGKGSVHLHREKFITKGGPDGGDGGRGGHVIIRGNKDLWTLLSFKFSRSFRAGHGEHGAKSRSTGADGEDVYLDVPLGTVIKDAETEEVIMEITDEGEEKIILPGGLGGRGNWHFRTSTNQTPRYAQPGIPGQELAIIMELKLLADVGLVGFPNAGKSTLLSVLTTAKPKIADYEFTTLKPNLGIVKYREFQSFVMADIPGIIEGAAEGKGLGYYFLRHIERNSTLLFLIPADSKDIKKEYEILLDELRRYNPEMLDKERLVVISKSDMLDEELKAEMKTELDAQLTGVSFMFISSVAQMGLTELKDMLWKMLND from the coding sequence ATGACAGAAGGCAATTTTGTAGATTATGTAAAAGTTAATTTAACATCGGGAAACGGTGGTAAAGGCTCTGTTCATTTACATCGCGAAAAATTTATTACCAAAGGAGGTCCTGATGGTGGCGATGGAGGTCGCGGTGGTCATGTGATTATTCGTGGGAATAAAGATTTATGGACTTTGTTAAGTTTTAAATTTAGCCGAAGTTTTAGAGCTGGTCATGGAGAACATGGGGCGAAGAGCAGAAGTACAGGAGCCGATGGAGAAGATGTGTATTTAGACGTACCCTTGGGTACCGTTATTAAAGATGCCGAAACAGAAGAGGTTATCATGGAGATTACCGATGAAGGTGAAGAGAAAATAATTCTTCCTGGAGGCTTAGGGGGTCGTGGTAATTGGCATTTTAGAACCTCTACCAACCAGACACCAAGATACGCTCAACCGGGAATTCCTGGGCAGGAACTAGCCATCATAATGGAATTGAAATTGTTAGCGGATGTAGGTTTAGTAGGTTTTCCGAATGCGGGAAAGTCGACCTTACTTTCTGTTTTAACAACGGCAAAACCTAAGATTGCCGATTATGAATTTACGACCCTGAAGCCAAATTTAGGGATTGTAAAATACCGCGAATTTCAGAGTTTCGTGATGGCCGATATTCCAGGAATTATTGAAGGTGCTGCCGAAGGGAAAGGCTTAGGCTATTACTTTTTAAGACATATTGAGCGTAACTCTACGCTATTATTTTTAATTCCAGCAGATAGTAAAGACATTAAAAAAGAGTATGAAATTCTTTTGGATGAATTACGCAGGTATAATCCGGAAATGCTAGATAAAGAACGTTTAGTGGTCATTTCTAAGAGCGATATGCTCGATGAAGAGTTGAAAGCTGAAATGAAAACAGAATTAGATGCTCAACTTACCGGGGTTTCTTTTATGTTTATTTCCTCTGTAGCACAAATGGGCTTAACCGAACTTAAAGATATGCTTTGGAAAATGTTAAACGATTAA
- a CDS encoding DUF4136 domain-containing protein gives MKFLVYFLLVFSFVSCTTVRVNYDYDKKADFSAYTTYSYLPEMQTGLSDLDTQRLLVLVDSTMLAKGILYSEEPDFYINIQSASYSASQNNNVGVGLGGGGRNVGGGISIGIPVGQPKLEREIKFDFVDSQKDVLFWQAVSASPFKENVSPQLREENLRVITNKVFVKYPPEIK, from the coding sequence ATGAAATTTCTCGTTTATTTTTTATTGGTTTTTTCTTTCGTATCCTGTACAACGGTTCGTGTGAACTATGATTATGATAAAAAGGCAGACTTTTCAGCCTATACGACCTATAGCTATTTACCAGAGATGCAAACAGGGTTAAGTGATTTAGATACGCAGCGATTATTGGTGCTGGTAGACTCTACCATGCTAGCCAAAGGAATTTTATATTCAGAAGAACCTGATTTTTACATCAATATTCAAAGTGCTTCCTATAGCGCCTCACAGAATAACAATGTAGGCGTTGGCCTTGGTGGTGGTGGTCGAAATGTCGGTGGCGGTATTTCTATCGGAATTCCTGTAGGGCAACCAAAACTAGAGCGTGAAATAAAGTTCGATTTTGTGGATAGCCAAAAAGATGTGTTGTTTTGGCAGGCAGTGAGTGCCAGTCCTTTTAAAGAAAACGTATCTCCTCAACTGCGGGAAGAAAATTTAAGAGTAATTACGAATAAAGTATTTGTAAAGTATCCTCCAGAAATTAAATAG